One Lucilia cuprina isolate Lc7/37 chromosome 4, ASM2204524v1, whole genome shotgun sequence DNA segment encodes these proteins:
- the LOC111680257 gene encoding ATPase family AAA domain-containing protein 3A homolog, with translation MSWLLGRNRPQQPQEMAGADGGNPEGNTAGERTGDAQLSKAERKAMEAYRFDSSALERAAEAARTLERSKHAREALELSKAQEITRQQEYQQKVKEYEAHIEQAKVEQKRIDHEERRKTLIEETKQQQQRAQYQDQLARKRYEDQLMQQQRVQEENLRKQEESVARQEAMRRQTIEHEIEMKEKNRLKLLEHEMRVKAKVDRENRDINLEQIRLRAQEQRTTVLEGIKTAGSVIGAGVEAMLTDWDKVLTAAGGLSLLALGVYAAKGATGVTSRYIESRIGKPTLVGETSRFAMLDAVKHPVKYIKKLKSKPADALQGVVLNPKLEERLRDVAIATKNTRINKGMYRNVLMHGPPGTGKTMFAKKLAEHSGMDYAIMTGGDVAPMGKEAVTAIHKVFDWSQTSRRGLLLFVDEADAFLRKRSSEHISEDLRAALNAFLYRTSEQNSKFMLVLASNTPEQFDYAINDRLDEMVEFTLPGLEERERLLRLYFDKYVLQPAAEGAKRFKLEQFDYGATCSKMAKICAGMSGREISKLGVSWQAAVYASEDGVLTEKMVLDKAEAAAAQHKQKMAWLSEQERLDHKSITGGKGE, from the exons ATGTCTTGGTTATTGGGTAGAAATAGGCCACAACAGCCTCAAGAAATGGCTGGTGCCGATGGTGGTAATCCAGAGGGTAACACAGCCGGAGAAAGGACTGGTGATGCTCAATTGTCCAAAGCTGAACGCAAGGCCATGGAAGCCTATCGTTTTGATTCATCTGCTTTAGAAAGAGCCGCAGAAGCTGCACGCACTTTGGAAAGATCAA aacaTGCCCGTGAAGCTTTAGAATTGTCTAAGGCTCAGGAAATAACACGCCAACAGGAATAtcaacaaaaagtaaaagaGTATGAGGCTCATATCGAGCAAGCCAAAGTGGAACAAAAACGTATTGATCATGaggaaagaagaaaaactttaatt gaagagaccaaacaacaacagcaacgtgCTCAGTATCAAGATCAATTGGCCCGCAAACGTTATGAAGATCAATTGATGCAACAACAACGTGTCCAAGAGGAAAATCTAAGAAA ACAAGAAGAAAGTGTGGCTCGTCAGGAAGCTATGCGCCGTCAAACAATTGAACatgaaattgaaatgaaagAAAAGAATCGTTTGAAACTTTTGGAACATGAAATGCGTGTTAAGGCTAAAGTAGATCGTgaaaatcgtgatattaatttGGAACAGATACGTTTAAGAGCCCAGGAACAACGTACCACCGTATTGGAAGGCATCAA AACTGCTGGTTCTGTTATTGGTGCCGGTGTTGAGGCCATGCTTACCGATTGGGATAAGGTTCTAACCGCTGCTGGTGGCCTTTCTCTTTTGGCTTTGGGTGTTTATGCTGCCAAAGGTGCTACCGGTGTTACCTCACGCTATATTGAATCACGCATTGGCAAGCCCACTTTGGTGGGTGAAACCTCTCGTTTTGCCATGCTCGATGCTGTCAAACATCCTGTTAAATACATTAAGAAACTTAAATCCAAACCTGCCGACGCTTTACAGGGTGTCGTACTCAATCCTAAATTGGAAGAACGTCTACGTGATGTTGCTATTGCCACCAAGAATACACGCATCAATAAAGGCATGTATCGTAATGTTTTGATGCACGGTCCACCCGGTACCGGTAAGACTATGTTTGCCAAAAAGTTGGCCGAACACTCTGGCATGGATTACGCCATTATGACTGGTGGTGATGTAGCTCCAATGGGCAAAGAAGCTGTTACAGCTATACACAAAGTTTTCGATTGGTCTCAAACCAGTCGTCGTGGTTTACTATTGTTTGTCGATGAAGCTGACGCTTTCTTGCGTAAACGTTCTTCGGAACATATATCGGAAGATTTGCGTGCCGCTCTAAATGCCTTCTTGTACAGAACCTCCGAACAAAATTCGAAATTTATGTTGGTTTTGGCCTCTAATACACCCGAACAGTTTGATTATGCCATCAATGATCGTTTGGATGAAATGGTCGAATTTACTTTACCCGGTCTTGAGGAACGTGAACGTTTATTGCGTTTGTACTTTGATAAATATGTTTTGCAACCAGCTGCCGAGGGTGCCAA ACGCTTTAAATTGGAACAATTCGATTATGGTGCCACTTGTTCGAAAATGGCCAAGATTTGTGCAGGTATGTCTGGTCGTGAAATTTCCAAATTGGGCGTTTCCTGGCAGGCTGCTGTCTATGCTTCCGAAGATGGTGTGTTAACGGAAAAAATGGTATTAGACAAGGCTGAAGCTGCTGCTGCTCAACACAAACAAAag aTGGCCTGGTTATCGGAACAAGAACGTTTAGATCATAAATCCATAACTGGTGGCAAAGGGGAATAA
- the LOC111680286 gene encoding zinc finger protein 624-like isoform X1, with translation MNTSEKLQKQQCRTCYNATKGLKPLTDLTKCGGGSQQISYAELLADISNINIMEDFYNELPQFICEACQRKLKAAQAFIQQTHEVNERLIAMLSNQKDTSATEFTYLEEAPVQVKMEFEDSLPEPEAEQQWHDELKDDEESAAGLESAVIEGNDGVDLTNVKGRIESKTDKYIKKIVKKVDNTTINNLKRNKDLLYQKSKSNKEDCREKQSNNMETQIEEIEKNKEEPPLETNTSDEDNVAVACKKCDKVFINSKALTRHLRITHIPDDQKCSCPICFSKFTRACSMYTHMRTFHGSNTVPLVRKPLTQDRVFQCEKCPKNYTKKKYLDVHVKTKHTQAIEEKEESMEIMPKINHKPLCSICGSSFPNKTHLMVHMRRHTVLKLVK, from the exons ATGAATACCAGCGAAAAATTACAAAAGCAACAATGTCGTACTTGTTACAATGCCACCAAAGGCTTAAAACCTTTAACAGATCTGACCAAATGTGGTGGTGGTAGCCAACAAATATCCTATGCCGAACTGCTGGCTGATATTTCCAATATAAAT ataATGGAGGATTTTTACAATGAATTGCCACAATTTATATGCGAAGCCTGCCAACGCAAATTGAAAGCTGCTCAGGCATTTATACAACAAACTCATGAGGTTAATGAACGTTTAATAGCAATGCTGAGTAATCAAAAAGATACTTCCGCTACGGAATTTACGTATTTAGAAGAGGCTCCGGTGCAAGTTAAAATGGAATTTGAGGATAGTTTGCCTGAACCTGAAGCTGAGCAACAATGGCATGATGAACTGAAAGATGATGAAGAAAGTGCAGCTGGTTTAGAAAGCGCTGTGATAGAGGGCAATGATGGCGTGGACTT AACAAATGTTAAAGGGAGGATCGAATCCAAAACagacaaatatattaaaaaaattgttaaaaaagttgataatacaactataaacaatttaaaaagaaacaaagatttactttatcaaAAAAGTAAAAGCAACAAAGAAGATTGTAGAGAAAAGCAATCAAATAATATGGAAACACAAATAGaagaaatagagaaaaataaagaagaaccTCCTCTTGAAACAAACACAAGTGACGAGGATAATGTGGCTGTTGCCTGTAAAAAATGTGataaagtatttattaattCCAAAGCCTTAACAAGGCATTTACGCATCACCCACATACCAGATGATCAAAAATGTTCATGTCCAATATGTTTTAGTAAATTCACAAGAGCCTGCAGTATGTATACACATATGCGTACATTTCATGGTTCCAATACTGTGCCTCTCGTACGGAAACCCTTAACACAGGATAGGGTGTTTCAGTGTGAAAAATGtccaaaaaattatacaaaaaagaaatatcttGATGTTCATGTCAAAACCAAACACACCCAAGCAATAGAGGAGAAAGAGGAAAGCATGGAAATAATgccaaaaataaatcataaaccTTTGTGTTCCATTTGTGGCAGTTCATTTCCCAATAAAACTCATCTAATGGTACACATGCGTCGTCATACGG ttttaaaattagtaaagtAA
- the LOC111680286 gene encoding uncharacterized protein LOC111680286 isoform X2, producing MNTSEKLQKQQCRTCYNATKGLKPLTDLTKCGGGSQQISYAELLADISNINIMEDFYNELPQFICEACQRKLKAAQAFIQQTHEVNERLIAMLSNQKDTSATEFTYLEEAPVQVKMEFEDSLPEPEAEQQWHDELKDDEESAAGLESAVIEGNDGVDFFKISKVNSSNGVQNDITQMLALLNRKMDILTQNNEILKHQMRDIKNQNTLVLNVLSENTDAIEKSLNKNPRFLKIFPISTIEQLNEIEDNINEQNEKDYIASIRAIAGQRGLKKGLSDIMTPKLLVEFNVDGSHNKQRLLNYTKFVNVLFHGTYDENCTEKSFKCHLRDALKLVKNRYFKEKCISKDKSDNVAKEIAASKLSDTQDVSQNEIII from the exons ATGAATACCAGCGAAAAATTACAAAAGCAACAATGTCGTACTTGTTACAATGCCACCAAAGGCTTAAAACCTTTAACAGATCTGACCAAATGTGGTGGTGGTAGCCAACAAATATCCTATGCCGAACTGCTGGCTGATATTTCCAATATAAAT ataATGGAGGATTTTTACAATGAATTGCCACAATTTATATGCGAAGCCTGCCAACGCAAATTGAAAGCTGCTCAGGCATTTATACAACAAACTCATGAGGTTAATGAACGTTTAATAGCAATGCTGAGTAATCAAAAAGATACTTCCGCTACGGAATTTACGTATTTAGAAGAGGCTCCGGTGCAAGTTAAAATGGAATTTGAGGATAGTTTGCCTGAACCTGAAGCTGAGCAACAATGGCATGATGAACTGAAAGATGATGAAGAAAGTGCAGCTGGTTTAGAAAGCGCTGTGATAGAGGGCAATGATGGCGTGGACTT ttttaaaattagtaaagtAAACTCTTCAAATGGTGTACAAAATGATATAACACAAATGCTGGCACTACTTAATAGGAAAATGGATATATTAACAC AAAACAATGAAATCCTGAAGCATCAAATGAGag ATATAAAGAATCAAAATACTTTAGTGCTAAatgttttaagtgaaaataccgatgctatagaaaagtcattaaataaaaatcctaggtttttaaaaatatttccgatAAGTACTATAgaacaattaaatgaaatagAAGATAATATTAATGAACAAAATGAAAAGGATTAT ATTGCTTCCATAAGAGCAATAGCTGGTCAACGTGGCCTTAAGAAGGGCCTATCCGATATAATGACACCCAAACTTTTGGTAGAATTCAATGTTGATGGCAGTCATAATAAACAACGTCTTTTGAATTATACcaaatttgttaatgttttatttc ATGGAACTTATGATGAAAATTGCAccgaaaaatcatttaaatgtcATTTAAGGGATGCtttaaaattggttaaaaatcGTTATTTCAAAGAGAAATGTATATCTAAGGATAAGAGTGATAATGTAGCCAAGGAAATAGCAGCTTCTAAATTGAGTGATACTCAAGATGTTTCACAAAATGAGatcattatataa